A window of Ignavibacterium sp. contains these coding sequences:
- a CDS encoding S9 family peptidase: protein MKKILRLNTVIIVLFFLASLSVNAQNRGLAPDDLFKIKSVGETAFSPDGKMIAYTLNVPRPLNEEPGSNYNNLYVYNVEDQQSVGLLANKISVSSIQWDTESEKIYFLGKIGEQKTNQVYYIDSDGGSPKLVTTEQTDVLAYKISPDGQKIAFIRLEDKSKGKQEMLSRGFDAEIYEEEFQHRNLYVMNLNDKSVKQITTASSVFEFEWSSDSRNIAAAIADKNLVDDSYMFKRLYVIDSETGIKYKLVDNPGKLTQFSFSPDGTKLAFVSASSVNDAVSGSLFVCDVPNTKQFSQLKNYSEGFEGSVIMVRWKDDNTLIFSSEEGVDITLREQKINEKSSKLLLEPGKVVLRNFDLLNNDVCFAGNTKEHPNELFVFNLEEKNLIKLTNHNNWLSVVKLAKQEKIEFPAKDGLKIQGVLIYPLNYEQGKKYPLITYIHGGPEAAVQNGWETGYGSWGQFAAAKDFFVFMPNYRASSGRGVEFTMMGFGDLAGKEFEDVIDGIDYLIQQGLVDKNKVGIGGGSYGGYFSAWAATKYTDRFAASVVFVGISNQISKRNTTDIPYEDYYVHWGFWTHENEQLVWERSPVRYAHQSKTPTLILHGKEDPRVHPSQSLELYRALKLHGKAPVRLVFYPGQGHGNSKNTSRYDYLVRTLDWFEYYLKSGYPKDRLPAKYLEFD, encoded by the coding sequence ATGAAAAAAATACTTCGGTTAAATACTGTAATAATCGTTCTATTCTTTCTGGCATCTTTATCAGTTAATGCTCAGAATCGCGGACTTGCACCAGATGATTTGTTCAAAATTAAAAGTGTTGGTGAAACAGCTTTCTCTCCGGATGGTAAAATGATAGCATACACACTTAATGTTCCGCGTCCTCTTAATGAAGAACCCGGAAGTAATTACAATAATCTTTATGTATATAATGTTGAAGACCAGCAAAGTGTAGGTTTATTAGCAAATAAAATTTCTGTTTCCTCGATACAATGGGACACCGAATCAGAAAAAATTTATTTTTTAGGAAAGATTGGTGAACAGAAAACGAATCAGGTTTACTACATTGATTCGGATGGCGGTTCTCCAAAATTAGTAACTACTGAGCAAACTGATGTACTAGCTTATAAAATAAGTCCCGATGGTCAGAAAATAGCTTTTATTAGACTTGAAGATAAAAGCAAAGGAAAACAGGAAATGCTAAGTCGTGGCTTTGATGCTGAAATTTATGAAGAAGAATTTCAGCATAGAAATTTGTATGTAATGAATTTGAACGATAAATCGGTAAAACAAATTACAACAGCTTCATCTGTATTTGAGTTTGAATGGTCATCAGATAGCAGGAATATTGCTGCTGCAATAGCAGATAAAAATCTTGTTGATGATTCTTACATGTTTAAGAGACTCTATGTTATTGATTCCGAAACAGGAATAAAATATAAATTGGTTGATAATCCCGGAAAGCTCACTCAGTTTTCATTCAGTCCTGATGGAACAAAGCTGGCATTTGTGTCTGCCTCAAGTGTAAATGATGCTGTCAGCGGAAGTCTTTTTGTCTGCGATGTTCCAAACACAAAACAATTCTCACAACTTAAGAATTATTCCGAAGGATTTGAGGGCTCAGTGATTATGGTAAGATGGAAAGATGACAATACTTTAATCTTCTCATCTGAGGAAGGAGTTGATATAACATTGCGGGAACAAAAGATTAATGAAAAGTCAAGTAAATTGCTTCTTGAACCAGGTAAAGTAGTACTCAGAAATTTTGATTTACTTAATAATGATGTTTGTTTTGCAGGCAATACAAAAGAACATCCTAATGAATTGTTTGTATTTAATCTTGAAGAGAAAAATTTAATAAAACTTACAAATCATAATAACTGGCTATCAGTTGTTAAACTTGCTAAGCAGGAGAAAATAGAATTCCCGGCAAAAGATGGATTAAAGATTCAGGGAGTTCTTATTTATCCTCTTAACTATGAGCAAGGTAAGAAATATCCTTTAATTACTTACATACACGGAGGACCTGAAGCTGCAGTTCAGAATGGTTGGGAAACAGGTTATGGTTCGTGGGGACAATTTGCAGCCGCAAAAGATTTCTTTGTATTTATGCCTAACTATCGTGCTTCATCCGGAAGAGGTGTTGAATTCACTATGATGGGTTTTGGTGATCTTGCCGGAAAAGAATTTGAAGATGTTATCGATGGAATCGATTATCTGATTCAACAAGGGTTGGTTGATAAAAACAAAGTTGGAATTGGTGGAGGTTCTTACGGTGGATACTTTTCTGCCTGGGCTGCAACAAAATATACAGATCGATTTGCAGCATCAGTGGTATTTGTTGGAATTTCAAATCAAATTTCGAAAAGAAATACTACAGATATTCCATACGAAGATTATTATGTCCACTGGGGATTCTGGACTCACGAAAATGAACAACTTGTTTGGGAAAGAAGTCCTGTTCGATATGCTCATCAGAGTAAAACACCAACTTTAATTTTGCATGGCAAAGAAGACCCGAGAGTTCATCCATCTCAAAGTCTTGAACTTTACAGAGCGTTAAAGCTTCATGGCAAAGCTCCTGTAAGGTTGGTATTTTATCCCGGACAAGGTCACGGAAATAGTAAGAATACTTCAAGATATGATTATCTGGTCAGAACACTCGACTGGTTTGAATATTATCTGAAAAGCGGTTATCCCAAAGACAGATTACCTGCAAAATATCTGGAATTTGATTAA
- the miaB gene encoding tRNA (N6-isopentenyl adenosine(37)-C2)-methylthiotransferase MiaB: MKNGSVYIETYGCQMNFADTEIVLGVLKKQGYTVAQNPEDADIILLNTCSIRDNAEQRIYGRLGNLKNLKTKKPELVLGILGCMAERLRKDLIEEKKIVDVVVGPDEYRRLPEYIDIAFNGDKGIGVKLSRTETYDDIEPHREDGLSAWISVMRGCDKFCTFCVVPFTRGRERSRSLNSIVKEIEDLSVRGFKEVTLLGQNVNSYRDEENDFADLLAAAAKVDPSMRIRFTTSHPQDLSDKLLYTIAEHQNICNYIHLPVQSGSNRILELMNRTYTIEHYLNLIDKAKKIIPGVSFSTDIIAGFPTETWEDHLATLEVMRQVRYDGAYMFKYSPREGTKAYKMGDDVPEDVKTKRLQEIIDLQQQISYEINQGLIGKEEIVLVEGFSRKSNEFLSGRTDTNKVTIIPAQENIKPGDYVRVKINKATSATLFGEYLSHIVFEKSSVVLSA, encoded by the coding sequence ATGAAAAACGGCTCAGTTTACATAGAGACTTACGGATGTCAGATGAATTTCGCTGATACTGAAATTGTTTTGGGCGTTCTGAAAAAACAAGGATACACTGTAGCTCAAAATCCTGAAGATGCTGATATAATTCTGCTCAATACCTGCAGCATTAGGGATAATGCAGAACAAAGAATCTATGGCAGACTTGGTAATCTGAAAAATCTTAAAACAAAAAAACCAGAGCTTGTTCTCGGTATTCTCGGCTGTATGGCAGAAAGATTAAGAAAAGACTTAATTGAAGAAAAGAAAATTGTTGATGTTGTGGTTGGACCAGATGAATACAGAAGGTTACCGGAATATATTGATATTGCTTTCAATGGTGATAAAGGAATTGGTGTTAAACTTTCGCGAACTGAAACTTATGATGATATTGAACCTCACAGAGAAGATGGTCTGTCTGCCTGGATTTCCGTAATGCGAGGTTGTGATAAATTCTGTACCTTTTGTGTTGTACCATTTACGCGGGGAAGAGAGAGAAGCCGTTCGCTTAATTCAATCGTTAAAGAAATTGAAGATCTTTCTGTAAGAGGATTTAAGGAAGTTACTTTACTCGGACAAAATGTTAATTCCTATCGTGATGAAGAAAATGATTTTGCTGATTTACTCGCTGCAGCTGCCAAAGTTGATCCTTCGATGAGAATTCGTTTTACTACTTCACATCCACAGGATTTATCAGATAAACTTCTTTATACTATTGCTGAGCATCAAAACATTTGCAATTATATTCATCTACCTGTTCAATCTGGTTCAAACAGAATTCTTGAGCTGATGAACAGAACTTACACGATTGAACATTATCTTAATCTTATTGATAAAGCAAAGAAGATTATTCCGGGTGTAAGTTTTTCAACTGATATTATTGCAGGATTTCCTACTGAGACCTGGGAAGACCATCTGGCAACATTAGAAGTAATGCGTCAGGTTCGTTATGATGGAGCTTATATGTTCAAATATTCTCCACGCGAAGGAACCAAAGCTTACAAAATGGGTGATGATGTTCCTGAAGATGTAAAGACAAAAAGATTGCAGGAAATAATCGATCTTCAACAGCAGATTTCGTATGAAATAAATCAAGGTTTAATTGGTAAAGAAGAAATTGTTTTGGTTGAAGGATTCAGCCGTAAATCAAATGAATTTTTATCAGGCAGAACTGATACAAATAAAGTTACAATCATTCCGGCACAAGAAAATATCAAACCGGGAGATTATGTCCGGGTAAAAATTAATAAAGCTACATCCGCAACTCTTTTTGGTGAATATCTTTCTCACATTGTATTTGAAAAGAGTAGTGTTGTTCTTAGTGCTTAA
- a CDS encoding SPOR domain-containing protein has protein sequence MNRIFFPIIFLSIILNVISFAQEVDIVPYLKQIEKGESKAVKNLLPKLKKDNPQSANLIFLEGVLTENGQDAVSIYQDFVEKYPNNPYADAALYRIYSYYYALGFYETAGKVLKNLTDKYPDSPYIKMAKSQEEAKEETASTEKTETTEIQKPVQVKNDSDYKFTIQAGAFVKIENAQGLKSEFESEGIYCEMKEKNIGGTTFHVIYAGKFNSRTDAEKFLQQLNSRYNLNGRIVEKEKL, from the coding sequence ATGAATAGAATATTTTTCCCGATTATTTTCCTTTCAATTATACTCAATGTTATTTCATTTGCTCAGGAAGTAGATATTGTTCCTTATCTGAAGCAGATTGAAAAAGGTGAAAGTAAAGCAGTAAAAAATCTTCTACCAAAGCTTAAAAAAGATAATCCTCAAAGTGCCAATCTTATTTTTCTTGAAGGTGTATTAACCGAAAACGGTCAGGACGCGGTTTCCATTTACCAGGACTTTGTGGAAAAATATCCTAACAATCCTTATGCAGACGCAGCGCTTTACAGAATATATTCTTACTACTATGCTTTAGGATTTTATGAAACAGCCGGAAAAGTATTAAAGAATCTTACCGATAAATATCCGGATTCTCCTTACATCAAAATGGCAAAAAGTCAGGAAGAAGCAAAAGAAGAAACGGCTTCAACCGAAAAAACAGAAACAACAGAAATTCAAAAACCTGTGCAGGTTAAGAATGATTCTGATTATAAATTCACAATTCAGGCAGGAGCTTTTGTTAAAATTGAAAATGCACAGGGATTAAAATCCGAATTTGAATCTGAAGGTATTTACTGTGAAATGAAAGAAAAGAATATTGGTGGAACTACTTTTCATGTTATATATGCCGGAAAGTTTAATTCAAGAACCGATGCTGAAAAATTTTTACAGCAGTTAAATTCAAGATATAATCTTAACGGAAGAATTGTAGAAAAAGAAAAATTGTAA
- a CDS encoding MBL fold metallo-hydrolase produces the protein MLKIKFIGTGSAKASLKRNFTSLLINTHSEKILIDCGEGISRALLQQNIELNSIDKIIISHLHSDHFAGLAGLLTNFKLNGRTKPVNIISHQLNLSFIKNFLLSSFIIPERMNFEILFEEFFYEKEFIINDDLKFLTRQNSHFDKYKIYNESYKISPASPSFLFTHLDKKIFFTSDIGSANDLLLFSEPIDTLLCEITHIHLNELADAIKKLNPSFTYLIHIPDEKEKEILDFLASQTFDNGQIVLTFDGLEVKVF, from the coding sequence GTGCTTAAAATAAAATTCATTGGAACCGGCTCTGCAAAAGCTTCGCTTAAACGAAATTTCACTTCGTTACTGATAAACACTCACTCAGAAAAGATTCTTATTGATTGTGGAGAAGGAATCTCCAGAGCTTTGCTGCAACAAAATATTGAGTTAAACTCAATTGATAAGATTATAATATCGCATCTTCACTCAGATCATTTTGCCGGACTTGCAGGTTTGTTGACAAACTTCAAACTTAATGGAAGAACTAAACCTGTAAATATTATTTCTCATCAACTTAATTTATCCTTCATTAAAAATTTTTTATTAAGTTCTTTCATTATTCCTGAAAGAATGAATTTTGAAATTCTATTTGAAGAATTTTTTTATGAAAAAGAATTTATCATAAATGATGATTTGAAATTTCTTACCAGGCAGAATTCACACTTCGATAAGTATAAAATTTATAATGAAAGCTATAAGATTTCTCCTGCTTCACCATCTTTTTTGTTCACTCATTTAGATAAAAAAATATTTTTCACATCAGATATTGGTAGTGCCAATGACTTACTTTTATTTTCTGAACCGATTGATACATTGCTCTGTGAAATAACTCACATTCACTTGAATGAACTGGCAGACGCAATCAAGAAACTTAATCCATCATTTACTTATCTAATCCACATTCCTGATGAAAAAGAAAAGGAAATATTAGATTTTCTGGCTTCTCAAACTTTCGATAATGGTCAAATTGTCCTGACTTTTGATGGACTTGAAGTTAAGGTCTTTTGA
- a CDS encoding sigma-54 dependent transcriptional regulator, translating to MTREQFKEKFGIIGRSKEINDLVDIVMQVAKSDISVLLYGESGVGKEVFAKAIHGYSNRADKPLISVNCGAIPEGILESELFGHKKGSFTGAVETRKGYFELADGGTLFLDEIAEMPLTTQVKLLRAIETQEFMRIGAETVTKVDVRIIAATNKDLQKEVEARRFREDLYFRLKAVTLHIPPLRNRKVDIELLANHFVKSFCEANKLPVPKITEDALDILFEYHWPGNIRELKNTIETAVALHPGKDLTAEAFFHLMPEVEVHDDNRNLPVFLRKSPEDVDRELIYRALFELKKDILELKDLILKQNNEIRLQKSPDLEEIISLDELEKEAIKRALEKTRGSKRKAAKLLNISERTLYRKLKEYEIQ from the coding sequence ATGACGAGAGAACAATTCAAAGAAAAATTTGGAATTATTGGAAGGTCAAAAGAAATTAATGACCTTGTTGATATTGTTATGCAGGTTGCAAAATCTGACATATCAGTTCTTCTTTATGGTGAAAGTGGCGTAGGCAAAGAAGTTTTTGCTAAAGCAATTCACGGTTACAGCAACAGAGCAGATAAACCATTGATTAGCGTTAATTGCGGTGCAATCCCTGAAGGTATTTTGGAAAGCGAATTATTTGGTCATAAAAAAGGTTCATTTACTGGTGCAGTTGAAACCCGAAAAGGTTATTTTGAATTAGCTGATGGCGGAACTCTGTTTCTTGATGAAATTGCTGAAATGCCTCTTACAACTCAGGTTAAGTTACTTCGTGCAATCGAAACACAGGAATTTATGAGAATAGGAGCTGAAACCGTTACCAAAGTAGATGTAAGAATCATTGCTGCAACAAATAAAGATTTGCAAAAAGAAGTTGAAGCCAGAAGGTTCAGAGAAGATTTATATTTCAGATTAAAAGCTGTTACGCTTCATATTCCTCCGCTTCGAAATCGAAAAGTTGATATTGAACTCTTAGCTAATCATTTCGTAAAGAGTTTTTGCGAAGCAAACAAATTGCCTGTTCCTAAAATAACTGAAGATGCTCTTGATATTTTATTTGAATATCACTGGCCTGGTAACATCAGAGAGCTGAAAAATACTATTGAAACTGCTGTTGCACTTCATCCCGGAAAAGATCTTACTGCAGAAGCATTTTTTCATCTGATGCCCGAAGTTGAAGTTCATGATGATAATCGTAATCTTCCGGTATTCTTAAGAAAATCTCCTGAAGATGTTGACCGTGAGCTTATTTACAGAGCATTGTTTGAACTTAAAAAGGATATTCTGGAGTTAAAAGATTTAATTCTTAAGCAAAACAATGAAATTCGTTTACAGAAATCTCCGGATTTGGAGGAAATTATTTCGTTGGATGAATTAGAAAAAGAAGCAATTAAAAGAGCTTTGGAAAAAACCCGTGGAAGTAAAAGGAAAGCAGCTAAATTGCTTAACATCAGTGAAAGAACTTTGTACCGAAAGCTGAAAGAGTATGAAATTCAATGA
- a CDS encoding LptE family protein — MKFNDMLKIKLKKFSLLILLIALTIVFNFTACCSYSFTGASVPKHLNTIAIPIADDKSGSAEIGLRESLTQKLIQKFIDDNSLQVADRVNADAILECTIVSFNDAPAIVSAGENVTSRRITIGVKASYRDLVKKITVYDKTFSSYEDYPQGGSLSDRNNAIEKVLDKLTEDILLETVSGW, encoded by the coding sequence ATGAAATTCAATGATATGCTTAAAATCAAGCTAAAGAAATTCTCATTGTTAATCTTATTGATTGCTTTAACCATAGTGTTTAATTTTACCGCGTGTTGTTCGTATTCATTTACAGGAGCATCTGTTCCTAAACATCTGAATACGATTGCAATACCAATTGCTGATGACAAAAGTGGTTCTGCAGAAATCGGATTGAGGGAATCATTAACACAAAAGCTAATTCAGAAGTTTATTGATGATAATTCTTTGCAGGTTGCCGATAGAGTGAATGCCGATGCAATCCTTGAATGCACTATCGTTTCATTTAATGATGCTCCGGCAATTGTTTCTGCAGGTGAAAATGTTACTTCGAGAAGAATCACAATCGGAGTTAAGGCATCTTATCGTGACCTTGTAAAAAAAATAACTGTTTATGATAAGACTTTCTCATCTTATGAGGATTATCCACAAGGAGGAAGTTTATCAGATCGTAATAACGCAATTGAAAAAGTTCTGGATAAATTAACAGAAGATATCTTACTTGAAACTGTTTCGGGTTGGTAA
- a CDS encoding glycosyltransferase, whose protein sequence is MDDIVLIGYFLSLTILFVFGLHGFIMLYYHKKYRYNNPVPKPQIDENATVTIQLPLYNELYVAERLIKATCEIEYPNDKLEIQVLDDSTDETTEIVANIVKQKQAEGFDIKHIRRGTREGFKAGALKYGLERAKGEFVAIFDADFIPHKDFLKKTLSFFTDEKVGLVQTRWEHLNGDYSILTKAQALALDGHFVIEQTVRNKAGFFINFNGTGGIWRKSCIEDAGNWHADTLTEDLDLSYRAQLKGWRFVFLKDFTSPAELPSEINALKSQQFRWTKGAVETAKKILPLVWKSDIPLRVKLQSTFHLTNNLVFPFILLAAILNVPLIFIKNSGSHEAYFAIMSIFVLAFISSFLFYMYAQKDIRTDWRKKIVLFPLFMAGSMGFAVNNSRAVIEGLLNRKSEFVRTPKFRLESEKDSWMGKKYLTRKVGFSVIVEALLAIYCLIGVLSSIYFMELAAIPFQLLFFLGFAFVSITSIKHAYASNKK, encoded by the coding sequence ATGGATGATATAGTTTTAATTGGCTATTTCTTATCACTAACAATATTGTTTGTGTTTGGATTACACGGATTTATTATGCTGTACTATCACAAAAAGTACAGATATAATAATCCCGTTCCCAAACCACAGATTGATGAAAACGCCACTGTGACTATTCAGCTTCCATTATATAATGAATTATATGTTGCTGAAAGATTAATCAAAGCAACTTGTGAAATTGAATATCCAAACGATAAACTTGAAATTCAGGTGCTTGATGATTCAACTGATGAAACAACAGAAATTGTTGCGAACATCGTCAAGCAAAAGCAAGCTGAAGGATTTGATATTAAACATATAAGAAGAGGAACTCGTGAGGGTTTCAAAGCTGGTGCGTTGAAGTATGGACTTGAAAGAGCTAAAGGAGAGTTTGTTGCAATCTTTGATGCAGATTTTATTCCACACAAAGATTTTCTGAAAAAAACTCTTTCATTTTTCACTGATGAAAAAGTTGGTTTGGTTCAAACAAGATGGGAACATCTGAACGGTGATTATTCAATCCTTACAAAAGCTCAGGCATTAGCTTTAGATGGACATTTTGTTATTGAACAAACTGTAAGAAACAAAGCCGGATTCTTTATTAACTTTAACGGCACTGGTGGTATTTGGAGAAAATCTTGTATTGAAGATGCAGGTAATTGGCACGCAGATACTTTAACCGAAGACCTTGATTTAAGCTACAGAGCTCAGCTAAAAGGTTGGAGATTTGTATTCCTGAAAGATTTTACTTCACCAGCAGAACTTCCATCAGAAATTAATGCTTTAAAATCACAGCAATTCAGATGGACAAAGGGCGCTGTGGAAACAGCTAAAAAAATTCTTCCTTTAGTTTGGAAATCTGACATTCCATTAAGGGTAAAATTGCAATCAACTTTTCATCTGACAAACAATCTTGTGTTTCCATTTATTCTTTTAGCTGCAATACTTAATGTTCCATTAATCTTCATTAAGAACAGCGGCTCGCACGAAGCTTATTTTGCAATTATGTCAATTTTTGTTCTGGCTTTTATCAGTTCATTCCTGTTTTATATGTATGCACAGAAAGATATCAGAACTGATTGGAGAAAAAAGATTGTACTGTTTCCGTTATTTATGGCCGGAAGTATGGGTTTTGCAGTCAATAACTCACGGGCAGTAATAGAAGGGTTGCTCAATCGTAAAAGTGAATTTGTCAGAACACCAAAGTTCAGATTGGAAAGTGAAAAAGACTCGTGGATGGGTAAAAAATATCTGACAAGGAAAGTTGGATTTTCTGTAATCGTTGAGGCACTGCTTGCTATTTATTGTTTGATTGGAGTTCTTTCTTCAATTTACTTTATGGAATTAGCTGCAATTCCTTTTCAGCTATTGTTTTTCCTTGGATTTGCATTTGTTTCAATAACATCAATTAAACACGCTTACGCTTCAAATAAAAAATAA
- a CDS encoding tetratricopeptide repeat protein, with the protein MANIHLEKDNPQEALIILNAGLIHYPDHPVAIFLIAKAHTALGNYSQAIKFLKKGSELIHSPKTYEFYLREIEAIKKQKIFYDVDKKSDGRPDKAEEKDLTSIFLTDTVKKIAEELKEAEEVLINSEHENFTTPSMNIIDDSLILSETLAKIYVNQREYQEAIRIYEKLKIKIPEKSHYFDSKIDELKLKLETDQV; encoded by the coding sequence ATGGCAAACATACATCTCGAAAAAGATAATCCTCAGGAAGCACTTATTATTCTAAATGCGGGATTAATTCATTATCCGGATCATCCAGTTGCCATTTTCCTAATTGCGAAAGCTCATACTGCACTTGGAAATTATTCTCAGGCAATAAAGTTTTTAAAAAAGGGTAGTGAACTGATTCATTCACCAAAAACTTACGAATTTTATCTCCGTGAAATAGAAGCAATCAAAAAGCAAAAAATATTTTATGATGTTGATAAAAAATCTGATGGCAGACCAGATAAAGCTGAAGAAAAAGATTTAACATCAATATTCCTTACAGATACTGTTAAAAAAATTGCAGAAGAATTAAAAGAAGCCGAAGAAGTTTTAATTAATTCTGAGCACGAAAATTTTACAACTCCATCAATGAATATAATTGATGACAGTTTGATCCTTTCTGAGACTCTTGCCAAAATTTATGTTAATCAAAGAGAATATCAGGAAGCAATTAGGATTTATGAAAAACTGAAAATTAAAATTCCTGAAAAGTCCCACTACTTCGATTCCAAAATTGACGAACTAAAATTAAAACTTGAAACCGATCAGGTATAA
- a CDS encoding DNA-3-methyladenine glycosylase, with product MKQIHTSKKLSREFYTRPVIKVAKELLGKILVKKERGKILAGKIVEVEAYDGKFDEASHSYRGKTKRNEVMFREGGYFYVYFTYGVHHCCNVVTGKEGYGAAVLIRAIEPVTGIETMAMRRFGIRKINEKQFYNLCNGPGIICEAFAFDRTHSGLDLTGNKVFIIDAPLLKKI from the coding sequence ATGAAGCAAATTCATACTTCAAAAAAACTTTCCCGTGAATTTTACACCAGACCTGTAATTAAAGTTGCAAAAGAACTTCTTGGGAAAATTTTGGTGAAGAAAGAAAGAGGGAAAATTCTTGCAGGTAAAATTGTTGAAGTTGAAGCATACGATGGTAAGTTTGATGAAGCATCACATTCATACAGAGGAAAAACAAAAAGAAATGAAGTAATGTTTCGGGAAGGAGGTTATTTTTATGTTTACTTCACTTATGGAGTTCATCATTGCTGCAATGTAGTAACCGGAAAGGAAGGTTACGGTGCTGCTGTTTTAATAAGAGCTATTGAACCTGTTACCGGAATTGAAACAATGGCAATGAGAAGATTTGGAATCAGAAAAATTAACGAAAAGCAATTTTACAATCTTTGTAACGGACCAGGGATAATTTGTGAAGCATTTGCTTTCGACAGAACTCATTCTGGTTTAGATTTGACTGGCAATAAAGTTTTTATTATTGACGCACCTTTGTTAAAAAAAATCTGA
- a CDS encoding glycosyltransferase family 9 protein, with translation MSNQFKNILIVRTDRIGDVILSLPLARIIKEKFPDAKITFLVRNYTKALVVNNPFIDDVITLEEKSSKVLIKRNVTRLRSKNFDTAIIVYPTFKISLIIFLSGIKNRIGSGYRLYSFLFNKKVFEHRKDAVKHELEYNLSLLSAIGIENSGGINNVSFDLEVNQSSLSKVDKVLESIGIKSDEKFIIIHPGSGGSAIDLPIEKFKELIKLLTNKKYKIVLTGSEKEIDLCNQLKLNEFVFNLAGKFNLEELIALVSKSSLLVANSTGPIHIAAALNKFTFGFYPKVKVCSAQRWGPYTNKKFIYEPELDCKDCTIEQCEKLNCMNTINIHRVFNDIDSVMEKLNGDKNEI, from the coding sequence ATGAGTAATCAATTCAAAAATATTTTAATAGTCAGAACAGACAGAATTGGTGATGTTATTTTATCATTACCTCTTGCCAGAATAATCAAAGAAAAATTTCCTGATGCAAAAATTACTTTTCTTGTCAGAAATTACACTAAAGCATTAGTAGTAAATAACCCTTTCATTGATGATGTCATTACACTTGAAGAGAAATCCTCAAAGGTTTTGATTAAAAGAAATGTAACCCGACTAAGAAGTAAGAATTTTGATACTGCAATTATTGTTTATCCTACATTCAAAATCTCATTAATTATTTTTCTTTCGGGAATAAAGAATAGAATTGGAAGTGGCTACAGGTTGTATTCTTTTCTGTTCAATAAAAAAGTATTTGAACACAGGAAAGATGCAGTTAAGCACGAATTAGAATATAATTTGAGCTTATTATCAGCAATCGGAATTGAAAACAGTGGTGGCATAAATAATGTCTCTTTCGACCTCGAAGTTAATCAAAGTTCTTTGAGTAAAGTTGATAAAGTTCTTGAATCAATCGGAATAAAGAGTGATGAAAAGTTTATTATTATTCATCCCGGAAGTGGCGGAAGTGCAATTGATTTGCCGATAGAGAAGTTCAAAGAATTGATTAAACTATTAACGAATAAAAAATATAAAATTGTTCTTACCGGTAGTGAAAAAGAAATTGATTTGTGCAATCAATTAAAATTGAATGAATTTGTTTTCAATCTGGCTGGAAAATTTAATCTCGAAGAATTAATTGCACTTGTTAGCAAAAGTTCTTTACTTGTTGCAAATTCAACTGGTCCGATTCACATTGCAGCGGCATTGAACAAATTCACTTTTGGATTTTATCCGAAAGTAAAAGTTTGCTCTGCACAACGCTGGGGACCTTATACAAACAAAAAATTTATTTATGAACCTGAACTTGATTGTAAAGACTGCACAATTGAACAATGTGAAAAATTAAATTGTATGAACACAATAAATATTCATCGTGTTTTTAACGATATCGATAGTGTAATGGAAAAACTAAACGGAGACAAAAATGAAATCTAA